CGCTTTCGCGGGTAGTGGTTTGAATGTACAGAATTAGTAAAAACACACTTGGTACAAGCACAAACAGGATGCTTGCCAGAAACCCTAAATCATTAACCTGCATAAAGCCCAGCCTTGATTTCACAGCAATTTTACATCACTAGGATACCACTAGAACGTCATACCGAATCCGCTGCTATTACCTGTTTATTCCAAGGAGGGAGCGGGGGAGTGGGGGAGTGGGGGAGATCGATAAGAACATTGAGCCCGAAAAAGAAGGTAGCAGACTCAAATTTATTGTCAGTCCAGTATTGGCTCATTGGAGCTAAAAACTAGGTTTCTTAAGGATGAGAATAACCTCGTTTTTGTAAGTACTGGACTGGCGCTCTAGAAATACCTGACGAGCAGCACAAAGCGCTCAAAACAAACAACCTACTTAACGTTTGGACGGCTTCGTAACCACGCTAACTGGGCCATTTACGATCGTTTGACAGGCCAGACGGCAATTTTGGCCCCTGTTCTTCAGTTTCCGATTTTCCACCTCAGTACGCGGCGAAAGGTTTTCCATACCTTCAGCAATCTCGACAACGCAGGTACCGCATTGACCGTAACCCCCACAATTCATGGCTTTTCCCATGAAAGTGTAAAGGTCGATCTTATTTTCCAGCATTTTCTGTCTTAAATTAGCACCGCTGGCTACAACTATTTCTGTATTTTCCTTGACAAATTTGATATTACCCATTAAAGATGCCTTCTGCGTCAAAGTCTCCATAACCGCAAGCCCTTCATAGCTATCATTTTATTTTACTTAAATTTACCTTATTTTAAGAAATATTACAAATTATGTCGCTGCTATGACAAAACTGGCCTGACGTGCTACCAGTCAGGCGGTCAATTGAGCCGAAATTCTAAGTTAGCGAGAAACAGCAGGAGCGCTGCTAGAAAGGTTGCTAATAGACCGTTGCAGATTTGCCAGTGCCCGATTGTAGTCGATAATAGCTCGTACCCGGTTACCTTCCGCCCGCGTTAATTCAGTTTCGGCATCGATCACCTCAGTTTGAGTGCCCACACCTGCCTGAAAGCGCAAACGAGCCAGACGGAGAGCTTCCCTCGCTTGATCCAAGGCGACATTAGAGGTTTGAATATTTTCCAAGTTCGATTGCAACTGGTAATAAGATTGTTCCACCTGCAAGCGGATTTGATTGCGGGTATCGGCAAAGCGAGTTTCGGCGATCTCTTTGTCAGCTTGTCGCTGAGCAGCTCTAGCTTGTGCAGATCCGCCATCAAACAAACTCCAGCGCAGCCTTGCTCCTATAGAGTAGCCATCGGCAATTCCAAGACCGTCGTTAAATACATCTAAAACATTGTAATTGGCGAATAAATTGAGCTGAGGTTTGCGGGCAGCCAGCTCGGCGCGTCGCAACTCTTCGTTGATATTTCTTTGGGCTAACTGCTGTTGCAATTCCGCACGGTTCTGAAAAGCTTGTATGATGCTTTGCTCCAGCGTTAAATCCCACAAACCTGCAATTTCCACCGGATCGGCAGCAGAAAGATTCACAGACTGGGGCAGACTTAATAACTGCGCCAGAACGCGACGATTGATTTGCTGTTGAGAGCGATCGCGAATCAAATTTTGGTTTTCATTAGCCAGCTGAACTTGGGCACGCAGGACATCAAATCGAGTTCCCAATCCAGCCCGCTCCAGTAGTTGGGCATCCCGCAAACTCTGCTGGGCGTTCTCCACAGCCGCCTGGGAAATGCGGACTTGTTGGTCGGATTGTTGCAAATCGTAATAAGCACTCGTGATGTCCAGACGAGTTTGTTCGCTCAAACGCTCGACTTCCAGCTGGCTGTTCCGCACCTGTTCTTCCGCTGCCCGAATTTGGGCAGCGCGACGACCGCCGGTGAACAGATCGTAACTCAATCCCAACGTTCCGTTAATGCTAAACGAGCCTTCTTCTATTTGATCTACCCCTTGCCGATTTGCTCGCTCAATACTCAATTCGCTCTGAGTCGATCGTCCACCAGCAGCATCCACTTGCAGATCCGCCGTAGGATATAAAGCCGCCTGCGCCTCTCGCAGCGCCGCCCGCGTCCGTTCCAGCTCAAGCAACGCGATCTGAAGCTGTCGATTGTTACGCCGCGCCAGTTCCAAAACTTGTTGCAGCGTCAGGGGCTGCGTCACCTCTATATTCACTTCTTCCGGTCGAGTCGGAAACTGTAAAGGATTGGGATTGGGTTGGAGATTGCTGGGGACTAAAGTTTCCGGGACGCGATTTTGAGCGATTAATCGGTTTTTGTCGGCAGTATTATAGCGATCGTTTGACATTTCAATGTGCAAATCCGCCCCTAATGACGCATTATTAGCATTATCTTGATTTTTGACGATGTGCTGCTCTACCCCAGTTTGACGGCTGGGTAAACGATTCTGAGTCAGCACACCGTTATCGTGGGATGTCGAGACATGGCACGCAGCGTCCCGACACAACTCATTGTTTAGAGCAAAACTAGGCGTACTGCTACCGAGAATCGTTGTCAACTCTGCTAACGCAGCACTCACACTCACAACCACAAAATGACGAAATTTTGGCATATATTTTGGAATCGTTTGCTGCCTAGATGGCTGATAATTTGTGCAAACTAGGGCGTCGGGAAGAGGGAAGGAAGTCAAAAGTCAAAATTTAAAAGTCAAAAATAAGAGCAAAAAGGAGAAATATCGATCTATATGGCGTTAAAACGAAAATTGGCTATTTAAATCCAATAAATTCCTAGTTTTGACTTTTGACTTTTGACTTTTGACTTTCCTATTCCCGACGCCCTTTCATCAGCCGAGCTTGAGCCGAAGTAGCGATGACGTAAAACACCGGCACTATGTAAAGGCTCAAGAAGGTAGAAATTAGCATACCCCCTAAGACGGTCATTCCCAAAGAAACCCGGCTGGCAGCACCGGCACCGGTAGCGATAGCCAGCGGAATTAAGCCAAAAATAGTGGAAAATGCCGTCATCAGTATAGGACGAAACCGCACCAAACCAGCCTCAATAGCAGCTTTGGCGATCGGCAAATTCTGCTCTTGGCGCAATTGGTTGGCGAATTCGACGATCAAAATCGAGTTTTTCGTCACCAAACCGATCAGCATAATCAAACCAATTTGGCTGTACACATTTAAATCCAAACCCCGCAGCAACAAAGCCCCAAAAGCACCCAACAGGGACAGGGGTACAGCTAACAGAATCACTAAAGGGTCGATATAACTTTCAAACTGGGCAGCCAAAACCAGGAAAATAAATGCTAAAGCCAGACCGAAAATATAAATTGTCGATTGACCGGCTTCTTTAAACTCCAGCGACTCACCCGACAAAGTAGTGCGGATATCAGTCGGTAGTTGCTGCTGCGCCAGATTCTGCAAAGCATCGAGAGCCTGACCCAAACTTTGACCCGGAGCGGGACTACCAGAAATAGTAGCAGCTCGCGATCGATTAAAGTGATTGATTTGAGGAGGCGTCGTTGAAGGAGTCACCTTCACCAAGTTAGTCAGCGGAATCATTTGTCCGGGCTGGGAACGCACATAAAACTCGCGAATATTCTCAGGAGAAGCGCGGAAGCGATCGTCTGCTTGCACCACAACCTCATAGCGCCGATTCTCCCGGTTAAAGCTGGTAATTTCTTGTCCGCCCAAGAGAATTTGCAGCGTGCGGGAAATATCTCGCACCGACACACCCAAATTAGCAGCTTGCTCCCGGTTAATCGTCAGAATCAACTCTGGTTGATTGAGTCTTAAATCCGTATCCACGTTCACCAGTTGGGGCAGCTGTCGCGCTTTTTGAGCTAACTTATCCGCTTCTTGTGCCAGCGTTTCTAAATTATTCCCTTGCAACACAAATTGCACCGGCTGACTGAATCCCGCCCCTGGTAAAGCAGGAGGATTAATTGGAATCACCAAAGCGTCCGTGATTTGCATATATCGACCGAACAGCTGACCGATTGTAGCTTCTTGGGATTGAGAAGGCTGTGGACGCTCTTGCCAAGGTTTGAGTCTGCTAAACACAAATCCCTGGTTAACTTGTCCTACCCCAGAACCGCCTCCAAAAGCACCAATGGCAAAGTAACTGTCGATCGTGGGAACCTGACTCAAAACATTTTCCACCTGCTGCATCACTTTGTCTGTGTAGTTGAGGGTAACACCCTGCGGCCCTCGGACAACCGTTAAAATCGCACCTCGGTCTTCGTTTGGTAAAAATCCCACCGGGATAAGCTGAAACAGCCACGCTGTCACTGCCAAAGAGATCAAAAACAACACGACGATCGCTAATTTTAATTTCATCAGCAACCGGAGAGATGCAGCATATATATCCCGTGTCCAGTTTATTCCCCATTCAAAAAAGTCCAGCAACCAGAAAATCGGAGTTAGCAGCCAAAAGCGTCTGCTTCTAGCATTTTCTTGCGACGGTTTGAGCAATCTAGCCGACATAGCGGGAGCTAAAGTCAAAGCGGCGATCGAAGAAAATACTACCGCTCCGGCGATCGTCAGCGCAAATTCGTTGAACAACCGACCGGTTGTACCGGCAGCAAAGGCGACCGGCACAAACACCGCAATCAAGACTACGGTAGTGGCGATAACTGCAAACACCACCTCTGTCGTTGCTTCAAAAGTCGCTGGAAAGGGAGCCATGCGCTTTTCTTCGATGTAGCGCACGATATTTTCCAGCACCACAATGGTGTCATCTACCACCAAACCCGTGGATAGGGTGAGCGCAAACAAAGTTAGCGTGTTCACCGAAAATCCCATAAAAAACATCACGCCAAAAGCGCCGATGAGGGAAATGGGAATTGTTACTGTGGGAATTATGGTGGCACGCCAATCGCGGAGGAAAATGAAGATTACCAAGACAACGAGTGCGATCGATAAATAAAGGCTTACCCAAACTTCTTCGATCGCCAATTCTACAAAGGCAGAACTATCAAAAGCAATCTGGTAACTCATTCCCTCTGGAAAATTATGGGAGAGTTCTTCCATCTTTTCCTTGGCACCTTCGGCAACATCCAGCGTGTTAGCATTGGAAAGTTTCACTACACCTAAACCCACCGCTGGTTGTTGTTTGAAACGCACGAAGGAGCGTTCGTTTTCCGCTCCAATTTCGGCTCTGCCGATGTCTTTAAGAGTGACTTGAGTGCCATCTTGATTGCGTTTGATAACTAATGCTTCGTATTCTGGCGGCGTTTGCAGTCTTCCCAAGGTGCGAACAGAATATTCCGATGTTTCTCCTTCTACCAAACCGGAAGGAATTTCTACGTTTTCCTGACGCAGTGCTTGCTCGACATCGAGAACTGTGAGATTTCTAGCCGCCATTTTTTGCGGATCTAGCCAGATTCTCATCGCATAGCGTCGTTCGCCGCCAATAATGACGCTGCTGACTCCCGGTACTGTTTCTATGGCGTCTACGATTAACTTGTCGGCGTAATCGCTCAATTCCAAGGTGGAAAATTTTTCGCCGTACAAGGCAAACCAGAGAATGGGTGAGGAATCGCCCGATTGTTTACTGACTACGGGCGCTTCCGCATCATCCGGTAATCTGCCGGTAACGCGGGACACGCGATCGCGCACGTCTTGAGCTGCGGATTCTAGGTTGCGGCTGAGTTCAAACTGAAGGGTAACCGTACTGACGGATTCCCGACTTTCTGAAGTCAGGGTTTTAATACCTTCAACTCCGTTGAGTTCCGCTTCTAATATTTCGGTAATTTCTGTTTCTACAACTTGCGGGTTAGCACCCGGATAAACGGTGCTGACGCTGACTACGGGCGGGTCAATGCTCGGATATTCCTGTACCGGTAAGCGCGTGTAACCTACTATTCCCACCAGAATAATTAGCAAGGAACAGACGGAGGCAAAGACCGGTCTTTTGATAAAGAAATTGGTGAACATCAGGGGTTAGGGGTTAGGGGCTAGGGGCTAGGGGAAGAGTGGGGGAGTGGGGGAGTGGGGGCTGAGGGGCTGAGTTGCAGAATTAATTTTTTTCCTTTTCCCTTTCCCTTTTCCCTTTTTCCTCTTCCCGACGCCCTAGCCCCCAGTCCCGACGCCCTAATCCCTCTCTTCTCTCACTTACTACCTTGCTCTTCGGGAGGAAGGGGCATTATAGGAGCGCCATCAGCTAATTTTTGATTGCCGGAAACGATAATTTGGGTTCCCGGTTGCAATCCTTCCACAACTTCGGCTTTGTCGCCTTGCACTAAACCGAGTTTTATCGGTTGCAGTTTTGCTATCTGGGAACCTTGCTGTCCCTGCCCAGCTATGTAAATGGATCGCTCTTGACCTTGGAAAATTATGGCGGTTGTGGGTACTACTACGGTGTTAGGGCGAGTATTCCAAATGATTTTGGCTCGCACAAATTGTCCATCTCGCAGTTGTCCCCTGGAATTATCAAAGGTAGCTTTGGCAAGCAGAGATTGGGATTCGGTATTGACTTTTGGCGAGATAAAACTGATCCGACCCCTAGAGGAACCTTCGACGCCTTGTAATTCTACTGGCAGTCCCAAGCGCAATTGCGGTTGACGTTCGATCGGGATTGCTAAATTTAGCTCTAAGGATTGGTTTTGGGTAATTGTGGTCAGGATGTCTGCTTTGCTTAAGTAGTCTCCCACTTTGACGGGAATGTCACCGACGACACCAGCAAAGGGCGCAGTGACTCTAGTATCGTCCAGTTGAACTTCAGCCGATCGCACTTGCGCTTGCGCTTGGGCAACTTGGGCTTCTGCTTGGGCGATTTCTTCCGGACGCCTACCGTTCTGTAGCAGTTGTAAAGCTTGTCTTTCTTGTTCTAGGGCTGCTTTGAGGCGATCGATTTCTTCCGATCTCGGCCCTTTTTGTAATTGTGCTAAAGCTTGTCGCGCTTCTTGAACGGTTGCTTCTGCTTGGGCAATTTCCTCGGAACGAGTGCCGTTTTGTAGTTGGAGGAGACGCCGTTCGGCTTCTCGCAAGTTCGCTTGGGCACTGCGGTCTTCTGCAAGGGCTTGATCCGCTCGGTCTTGCGAGATCGCACCTTGTTGTCTTAGTTGGCTATATCGATTGGCTCTTTCGGCGGTGAGTTGGGCAGAAGCGCGAGCTGCATCGACTTGAGCTTTTGCTTGGGCGATTTCTTCGGGACGAGTACCTGCACGCGCTAGGGCTAAACGCGCTTCGGCTTGGGCTAAACGGGCTCTGCCTTGGGCGATTTCTTCCGGACGACTCCCCGACTGGGCTTCTGCCAGACGGGCTTGGGCTTGGGATACGCGGGCTTGGGCTTGGGCAATTTCTTCTGGACGGCTACCGACTTTTAGTTCTCTAAGGCGGGCTTGTGCTTGCTCTAAACCTGCTTTTGCTTGGTTGAGGGTTGCTTGGACTCGATCGCTTTTAAGCCTCGCGATGATTTCGCCTTGGCGCACCAAGTTTCCCGGTTTTACATAAATTTGCATCACCTGACCCTCGGTTTCCGATCGCACTTCTACCGATCTCTGCGATTCCAATGTGCCCACAAAGTCGGAAGTTTCTTGCAGAGTGGCTGTCTCCACAGGCGCGAGTTTGACGGGGACTCCCATCGGTCTGGCTGCGGCTGTTGGTGTTGGAGGTGAAGCTGGTTGTTGAGTCTGCCACCACCGCCAACCGACTCCGACCGCACCTAAGAGAACGATCGCTGCCAAAATGTTATAAATAACGCTCCAATTTTTTGTCGCTGGAGGCTGAGGCTGAGTTGATTCAGTCGTATTTTGCTCAACAATTTGCTCGCTATTTAATTCGGATGGCACCTCCTCCTGGAGAATTGATGTGCTGGCATACTTGCCATTGGTCGGTTGCGAAGTTTTCTGGTGGTGCATGATTTTCCTAACTTAATTGACAAGAGCGGTGATTTGTGGTAATTACCCTTAAATCTTCCTCTGTTCCTGGGCCATTCTGCTCTTTGCGTAGTTGCGATCGCAGCCAGTTAATTTCGTCTTGGAGCATAGCAAAGTGTCTCTTCCAAGCGTCTGATTGGTAGCGATCTGCTGGCATCGGTTCTATCTCCAGGCTTTCCAGACGCAGCCGACAAACCATTAAGCGGTGTTCGAGTAGCTTGACCCGCTCTGCGGATTCTAAATTGCTAAAAAAGAAAAACTTGATCGTAAAGCGAGAGCGAGTGTTGACCCAGCTCTCATGTGGATGTTCCAACATTTTTTGCCGCCAGCGATCGCGCCCCGTGGCGGTAATTCCATAAGTTTTGCGGCTTGGGCCTGCTGCTCCGGGTTCTTGTCCTAGCGTGACGATATAGCCGCTCTCTTCTAGACGCCGCAACAAAGGATATATGGCTCCATAATTGACGCTGATGCAGCTACTCATAAACAACTCCAGTTGCTGCTTTAACCGATAACCGTGCAGTGGCTCGCTCAGAAGTAGACCCAGGGTAGCTAACTCAAGCATATATATTGGTCTGATATACCAGGCAAAAGGTATGCTGATAATCTAACATCCTTGGCTGGAGGAAGGTTAACTTTTGGTAAGCACGGTACTGACTTAGAAACAGTAGTACTACTAAGTTCTATAGAAATGCTAGAGATTGCTTCCCTCTAAAGATTCATCTTCCTGCTAGCCTTTAGATGAATACCTCCTACCCTTGGGTCGCCCAATAGGGTGAATTTGTACGGGAAGAGAGTTAACGGAAATTGCTACAAAAACAAATTCCTCCCAGTCCGAGAGACTGGGAGGAATTTACAATTTGCTGAGATGGGGATGATATGATTCAGTTTTGAGATTTTCGTTATCGCTATTTGACCGAAACAGCTTCTACGTCAACAACTTTATCTTCAACTGAAGAGGGGGCAGAAGCGTTATTTTCGGAAGTGTTAGCTGGATTCTGACTTTGACGCAATTTGACGTGATCGATTAACAGCTGGGATACTTCTGAAACTAGCAGCGTCATAATTGCAGCGTCGTCAATTAGCCCAATAACGGGGATAAAATCAGGTGCAATATCGATCGGACTGAAAAGGTAAAGCAACGATCCTAAAATCAACCACCAGCGATACTTGGGGTTACGAATGGTGTTGCGATACCAGTTATAAAGTGATTGAATTGAGAAGTTCATTTTTGTAGCCTCTAGTTACTTTTTATTGTGGCAAATGCCACAGCGGCTGTGGGTGCGGATATCCGCAATTAGCTATGTTGGGCTGTTTTGGAGGAGTTTGAGGGCTTTTCTGAATTGAACGAAGGTGATGACCGCACCAGTCGCGCCTCATTTCTTTAAAATTGAGTTGCCCCAAACTGGTTACTGTTGACCGGCAGGACGAGCATAGCGACGAAGTACGAACGGAGGAAACGAAAACTGTGGATGAGATTCTTAAGCAAATATACAATCTCGAACTTTTTAGGGACGGCGGGCCGGCAATGTGGCCTTTGCTGGTACTGTCAATTCTGTCGCTGACCGTGATCCTGGAACGTCTGTGGTTCTGGACAAAAATTTTGACTAAGGAAAAAGATATCGTCAACCGCGTTCTGGATGCTGCTTCTCAAGATTGGGAAACAGCGGCGGAAATTGCCAGACGGTCATCGAATAAGCCGATCGGGCGCTTTATGTATGCCCCCTTGCGCTTGCCCCAACCGGAACCGGAAGTGTTTAAACTCGCATTGGAAACAGCGGCGGAAGAAGAATTGGGTGCGATGCGCCGTGGTGACAAAATCTTAGAAGCGGTGATTGCCCTGGCACCCCTACTGGGACTTTTCGGCACGGTTTGGGGTTTAATTGTCTCCCTGCGCGACCTTCGCATTAGCGATATCGGAACGGCGGCGGCATCTGAGGCAACTTTGGGTATCGGTCAAGCTTTAATCAGTACGGCTAGCGGATTGGTGGTAGCCATTTTCAGTCTGGCATTTTACCGCTTGTTTCAACTTTTTTTATTCAACCAAGTCAAAATTTTTCGTAAATCTGGCAATGAATTAGAGTTGCTATATCGACAGTTTTGGTCGCGCTTACAACTAGAAGATAGCCATCCTGCCAGCTACAACAATAGCAGCACTCGCGAAAAGCCAAAGCCAAAGCTGGATAGTGCTAATGCCGTTGAGGATGCCGAATAGTGTCCAGTGAGGCAGACCGCAGGGTATTGCTATTTTTGCTCTGACCGATCGCACTCTCCCATTCCGTACATTTCCACTCTAGCCCCGCTTGCAGAATGAAGATTAATCTTGACTCCCCATCCGATGACATCAAAATTGAGCTAATCCCCCTGATTGATGTCATTTTTTGTATCCTCACATTTTTTATCCTGGCTGCTTTGCAATTCACTCGTCAGCAGGCAATTAACGTCGATTTGCCTAAAGCTAGCAGCAGCACGACGCCAGCGCAGACGCGCCAGCTGTT
The sequence above is a segment of the Aerosakkonema funiforme FACHB-1375 genome. Coding sequences within it:
- the psbM gene encoding photosystem II reaction center protein PsbM, with protein sequence MQVNDLGFLASILFVLVPSVFLLILYIQTTTRESGKKAD
- a CDS encoding YkvA family protein, which codes for MNFSIQSLYNWYRNTIRNPKYRWWLILGSLLYLFSPIDIAPDFIPVIGLIDDAAIMTLLVSEVSQLLIDHVKLRQSQNPANTSENNASAPSSVEDKVVDVEAVSVK
- a CDS encoding MotA/TolQ/ExbB proton channel family protein; the encoded protein is MWPLLVLSILSLTVILERLWFWTKILTKEKDIVNRVLDAASQDWETAAEIARRSSNKPIGRFMYAPLRLPQPEPEVFKLALETAAEEELGAMRRGDKILEAVIALAPLLGLFGTVWGLIVSLRDLRISDIGTAAASEATLGIGQALISTASGLVVAIFSLAFYRLFQLFLFNQVKIFRKSGNELELLYRQFWSRLQLEDSHPASYNNSSTREKPKPKLDSANAVEDAE
- a CDS encoding efflux RND transporter periplasmic adaptor subunit, with protein sequence MHHQKTSQPTNGKYASTSILQEEVPSELNSEQIVEQNTTESTQPQPPATKNWSVIYNILAAIVLLGAVGVGWRWWQTQQPASPPTPTAAARPMGVPVKLAPVETATLQETSDFVGTLESQRSVEVRSETEGQVMQIYVKPGNLVRQGEIIARLKSDRVQATLNQAKAGLEQAQARLRELKVGSRPEEIAQAQARVSQAQARLAEAQSGSRPEEIAQGRARLAQAEARLALARAGTRPEEIAQAKAQVDAARASAQLTAERANRYSQLRQQGAISQDRADQALAEDRSAQANLREAERRLLQLQNGTRSEEIAQAEATVQEARQALAQLQKGPRSEEIDRLKAALEQERQALQLLQNGRRPEEIAQAEAQVAQAQAQVRSAEVQLDDTRVTAPFAGVVGDIPVKVGDYLSKADILTTITQNQSLELNLAIPIERQPQLRLGLPVELQGVEGSSRGRISFISPKVNTESQSLLAKATFDNSRGQLRDGQFVRAKIIWNTRPNTVVVPTTAIIFQGQERSIYIAGQGQQGSQIAKLQPIKLGLVQGDKAEVVEGLQPGTQIIVSGNQKLADGAPIMPLPPEEQGSK
- a CDS encoding PadR family transcriptional regulator, whose product is MLELATLGLLLSEPLHGYRLKQQLELFMSSCISVNYGAIYPLLRRLEESGYIVTLGQEPGAAGPSRKTYGITATGRDRWRQKMLEHPHESWVNTRSRFTIKFFFFSNLESAERVKLLEHRLMVCRLRLESLEIEPMPADRYQSDAWKRHFAMLQDEINWLRSQLRKEQNGPGTEEDLRVITTNHRSCQLS
- a CDS encoding TolC family protein, producing MPKFRHFVVVSVSAALAELTTILGSSTPSFALNNELCRDAACHVSTSHDNGVLTQNRLPSRQTGVEQHIVKNQDNANNASLGADLHIEMSNDRYNTADKNRLIAQNRVPETLVPSNLQPNPNPLQFPTRPEEVNIEVTQPLTLQQVLELARRNNRQLQIALLELERTRAALREAQAALYPTADLQVDAAGGRSTQSELSIERANRQGVDQIEEGSFSINGTLGLSYDLFTGGRRAAQIRAAEEQVRNSQLEVERLSEQTRLDITSAYYDLQQSDQQVRISQAAVENAQQSLRDAQLLERAGLGTRFDVLRAQVQLANENQNLIRDRSQQQINRRVLAQLLSLPQSVNLSAADPVEIAGLWDLTLEQSIIQAFQNRAELQQQLAQRNINEELRRAELAARKPQLNLFANYNVLDVFNDGLGIADGYSIGARLRWSLFDGGSAQARAAQRQADKEIAETRFADTRNQIRLQVEQSYYQLQSNLENIQTSNVALDQAREALRLARLRFQAGVGTQTEVIDAETELTRAEGNRVRAIIDYNRALANLQRSISNLSSSAPAVSR
- a CDS encoding 2Fe-2S iron-sulfur cluster-binding protein codes for the protein MGNIKFVKENTEIVVASGANLRQKMLENKIDLYTFMGKAMNCGGYGQCGTCVVEIAEGMENLSPRTEVENRKLKNRGQNCRLACQTIVNGPVSVVTKPSKR
- a CDS encoding efflux RND transporter permease subunit; this encodes MFTNFFIKRPVFASVCSLLIILVGIVGYTRLPVQEYPSIDPPVVSVSTVYPGANPQVVETEITEILEAELNGVEGIKTLTSESRESVSTVTLQFELSRNLESAAQDVRDRVSRVTGRLPDDAEAPVVSKQSGDSSPILWFALYGEKFSTLELSDYADKLIVDAIETVPGVSSVIIGGERRYAMRIWLDPQKMAARNLTVLDVEQALRQENVEIPSGLVEGETSEYSVRTLGRLQTPPEYEALVIKRNQDGTQVTLKDIGRAEIGAENERSFVRFKQQPAVGLGVVKLSNANTLDVAEGAKEKMEELSHNFPEGMSYQIAFDSSAFVELAIEEVWVSLYLSIALVVLVIFIFLRDWRATIIPTVTIPISLIGAFGVMFFMGFSVNTLTLFALTLSTGLVVDDTIVVLENIVRYIEEKRMAPFPATFEATTEVVFAVIATTVVLIAVFVPVAFAAGTTGRLFNEFALTIAGAVVFSSIAALTLAPAMSARLLKPSQENARSRRFWLLTPIFWLLDFFEWGINWTRDIYAASLRLLMKLKLAIVVLFLISLAVTAWLFQLIPVGFLPNEDRGAILTVVRGPQGVTLNYTDKVMQQVENVLSQVPTIDSYFAIGAFGGGSGVGQVNQGFVFSRLKPWQERPQPSQSQEATIGQLFGRYMQITDALVIPINPPALPGAGFSQPVQFVLQGNNLETLAQEADKLAQKARQLPQLVNVDTDLRLNQPELILTINREQAANLGVSVRDISRTLQILLGGQEITSFNRENRRYEVVVQADDRFRASPENIREFYVRSQPGQMIPLTNLVKVTPSTTPPQINHFNRSRAATISGSPAPGQSLGQALDALQNLAQQQLPTDIRTTLSGESLEFKEAGQSTIYIFGLALAFIFLVLAAQFESYIDPLVILLAVPLSLLGAFGALLLRGLDLNVYSQIGLIMLIGLVTKNSILIVEFANQLRQEQNLPIAKAAIEAGLVRFRPILMTAFSTIFGLIPLAIATGAGAASRVSLGMTVLGGMLISTFLSLYIVPVFYVIATSAQARLMKGRRE